Proteins from a genomic interval of Equus przewalskii isolate Varuska chromosome 32, EquPr2, whole genome shotgun sequence:
- the CCR6 gene encoding C-C chemokine receptor type 6, producing the protein MSGELMNFSNSYELSEDYFGSANNSDYPFEEDTLCSLQEVRKFSGLFLPIAYSLICVSGLLGNILVVVTFAFYKKAKSMTDVYLLNMAIADILFVLTLPFWAVYHATGEWTFSNAMCKLIRGIYTINFNCGMLLLTFISIDRYVAIVQATKSFRLRSRTLAHRKLICFVVWAVSILISGWTFTFNEKYNVQDSQVCEPRYPPASEPIKWKLLMLGLQLLFGFFIPLVFMIFCYMFIVKTLVQAQNSKRHKAIRVIIAVVLVFLACQIPHNVVLLVTAANLGKINRSCSSEKLIGYTNNITEVLAFLHCCLNPVLYAFIGQKFRNYFLKIMKDLWCVRRKQTSQGFSCSRLYSETFISRQNSETIDNDNASSFTM; encoded by the coding sequence TGAGGAGGACACATTATGTTCCTTGCAAGAGGTCAGGAAGTTCTCTGGGCTATTTTTGCCAATTGCTTACTCCTTGATATGTGTCTCTGGCCTCCTGGGCAATATTTTGGTGGTGGtcacttttgctttttataaGAAAGCCAAGTCGATGACAGATGTTTATCTCTTGAATATGGCCATCGCCGACATACTCTTCGTGCTCACTCTCCCATTCTGGGCAGTGTATCATGCTACTGGCGAGTGGACTTTCAGCAATGCCATGTGCAAACTGATTAGAGGTATCTACACCATCAACTTTAACTGTGGAATGCTGCTCTTGACCTTCATCAGCATAGACCGCTATGTTGCCATTGTCCAAGCGACCAAGTCTTTCAGACTCCGGTCGCGAACATTAGCACACCGCAAATTGATCTGTTTCGTTGTGTGGGCAGTGTCCATCCTCATCTCCGGTTGGACTTTTACATTCAATGAGAAATACAACGTGCAAGACAGCCAGGTCTGTGAGCCCAGGTACCCCCCAGCCTCAGAGCCGATCAAGTGGAAGCTGCTGATGCTAGGCCTTCAGCTCCTTTTCGGTTTCTTCATCCCACTGGTGTTTATGATCTTCTGCTACATGTTTATTGTCAAAACCTTAGTGCAGGCTCAGAATTCTAAGAGGCACAAAGCCATCCGCGTGATCATAGCGGTGGTCCTGGTGTTTCTCGCTTGCCAGATTCCCCATAACGTGGTGCTCCTTGTGACCGCTGCCAACTTGGGTAAAATAAATCGGTCCTGCAGCAGCGAAAAGCTGATTGGCTACACCAACAACATCACCGAAGTCTTGGCTTTCCTGCACTGCTGTCTCAACCCCGTGCTCTATGCATTTATCGGTCAGAAGTTTAGAAACTACTTTCTGAAGATCATGAAGGACCTGTGGTGTGTGAGAAGAAAGCAGACATCCCAGGGCTTCTCCTGCTCCAGGCTGTACTCCGAAACCTTCATCTCCAGGCAGAACAGTGAGACTATTGACAACGATAACGCGTCATCCTTCACTATGTGA